A single Phaenicophaeus curvirostris isolate KB17595 chromosome 26, BPBGC_Pcur_1.0, whole genome shotgun sequence DNA region contains:
- the LOC138731277 gene encoding feather keratin Cos1-1/Cos1-3/Cos2-1-like, translating into MSGCDQCRPCGPCQPCGPCPLASSCNECCCRQCQDSVVVIEPSPVVVTLPGPILSSYPQNTAVGNSTSAAVGSILSSNGVPINTGCCDLSCLTSSYCGNRCRPC; encoded by the coding sequence ATGTCCGGCTGTGACCAGTGCCGTCCCTGTggcccctgccagccctgcggcccgtgcccgctggccagcagctgcaatgagtgctgttgcaggcagtgccaggactccgtTGTGGTCATCGAGCCCTCTCctgtggtggtgaccctgcccggacccatcctcagctcctacCCTCAGAACACCGCTGTGGGAAactccacctccgctgctgttggcagcatcctcagctctaaCGGAGTGCCCATCAACACTGGCTGCTGTGACCTCTCCTGCCTCACCAGCAGCTACTGTGGCAACAGGTGTCGCCCCTGCTAA